The Achromobacter deleyi genome has a window encoding:
- a CDS encoding Bug family tripartite tricarboxylate transporter substrate binding protein, with product MSDKQLHRIPLGRNLAAIIICGSSALLASGVAAAADWPDGKPITIVVPFSPGGFTDLVARRYAQDLGNALKTTIVVQNKPGASGQIGTALVTREKPDGYNLLVTATQHVIYPGLQPNLPYDPKKSFSNVAILAYAPNVLLVPAKSPISNAKEFTAYANKQPGGLAFGSSSVGGSAHMSGELYKMVAGANLRHIPYKGAAPAVTDLIGAQIPAAFLDATSAAAFIRSGDVKALAVTSKDRLPSLPDVPTVAESGYPSYESQAWIGLFGPAGMPTPIVQRLNQIAIDSANTEANIKWLNDNNATPAKLSPAQVSGFVDAELDKWKTVIDKAHVTVQ from the coding sequence GTGTCTGACAAGCAACTGCATCGCATCCCTTTGGGCCGCAACTTGGCCGCCATCATCATCTGCGGCAGCAGCGCCCTGCTCGCGTCTGGAGTCGCGGCTGCCGCCGATTGGCCCGACGGCAAACCCATCACCATCGTCGTCCCGTTTTCGCCTGGCGGTTTCACGGATCTGGTTGCGCGCCGCTACGCTCAGGACCTGGGCAATGCGTTGAAGACGACCATCGTGGTTCAGAACAAGCCCGGCGCCAGCGGTCAGATCGGCACTGCCCTCGTCACGCGCGAGAAACCGGACGGCTACAACCTGCTCGTCACGGCCACGCAGCACGTGATCTATCCCGGCCTGCAGCCCAACCTGCCCTACGACCCGAAGAAAAGCTTCTCCAACGTGGCCATTCTGGCTTACGCGCCTAACGTCCTGCTGGTGCCCGCCAAATCTCCCATCTCCAACGCCAAGGAATTCACGGCCTACGCCAACAAACAACCTGGCGGTCTGGCTTTCGGCTCCAGCAGCGTGGGCGGCTCGGCGCACATGTCCGGCGAACTCTACAAAATGGTCGCCGGCGCCAATCTGCGCCATATCCCCTACAAGGGCGCCGCGCCTGCCGTCACCGACCTGATAGGCGCGCAGATCCCGGCGGCATTCCTGGACGCAACATCGGCAGCCGCCTTCATTCGCTCGGGCGACGTCAAAGCCCTGGCCGTCACCTCAAAAGACCGCCTGCCCAGCTTGCCCGATGTCCCAACCGTCGCCGAATCCGGCTATCCGAGCTATGAATCGCAGGCCTGGATAGGCCTCTTCGGCCCCGCCGGCATGCCGACACCCATCGTGCAGAGACTGAACCAGATCGCCATCGACAGCGCCAACACCGAAGCCAACATCAAATGGCTCAACGACAACAATGCCACGCCGGCCAAGCTCTCGCCGGCACAGGTCTCGGGCTTCGTCGACGCCGAGCTCGACAAATGGAAAACCGTCATCGACAAGGCGCACGTCACGGTCCAATAG
- a CDS encoding 3-hydroxyacyl-CoA dehydrogenase NAD-binding domain-containing protein: MSSTQVVTYHLQADVACISIDNPPVNALSQAVRAGLKSAIAAAQTDASVKAVVLLCKGKTFFAGADIKEFALPPQEPKLADVIQCLEQAQKPVIAAIHGTALGGGLEVALGCHYRIATPDARFGLPEVKLGLLPGAGGTQRLPRLIGAAEALEMIVDGKPISAQHALRIGLVDELAEADLVNAALALARRVQHEDLAQRRVSALAAPEADSDLFTAAEQSLRQRRRGYEAPLSCVKAVRAAVEQPFDQGLQIERALFDELKASPQSRALRHAFFAERQVHKLPFAAKARSVSRAAVIGAGTMGGGIAMCFANAGIPVVLLEKDAQRLSQGLARIEENYANSARRGRLGAGDVAQRLACIQGSTRFEDLADVDLVIEAVFEEIGLKHEIFKTLDLVCKPGAILASNTSYLDIDNIASATRRPQDVVGMHFFSPANVMQLLENVRGSATSDEVCATVMEVGRRLGKVAVLVRSCDGFVGNRMLSKRTRESYFLLQEGASPFQIDRVLRDFGLPMGPFAMADLAGLDVGWRNRQSRLQNLTPRERECDMLDRMYAAGRLGQKTQGGFYDYDSDRKATPSPAAETLVAAHRAASGRQARQISDQEILERCLYSMINEAAYILEENIVERASDIDVVWLKGYGFPVYRGGPLCYADQIGLPAILAGLRKYEAEHGSQYWKPANLIVRLAQEGRGFHDGPA; encoded by the coding sequence ATGAGCAGCACGCAAGTCGTCACCTACCATCTTCAGGCCGACGTGGCCTGCATTTCAATCGACAACCCGCCTGTCAATGCGCTCTCTCAGGCAGTGCGGGCGGGGCTGAAATCCGCCATCGCCGCCGCGCAGACCGACGCGAGTGTCAAAGCAGTGGTCTTGCTGTGCAAGGGAAAGACTTTCTTTGCCGGTGCCGACATCAAGGAGTTCGCCCTCCCTCCCCAGGAGCCTAAGCTGGCCGATGTCATACAGTGCCTGGAACAAGCGCAAAAACCCGTGATCGCGGCCATACACGGAACCGCACTGGGCGGCGGGCTCGAGGTCGCGCTCGGCTGCCACTACCGCATCGCCACACCGGACGCCCGCTTCGGCCTGCCCGAAGTCAAGCTCGGCCTGTTGCCCGGCGCGGGAGGAACCCAACGCCTGCCCCGCCTGATCGGTGCGGCCGAGGCATTGGAGATGATCGTCGACGGCAAGCCGATCTCGGCCCAACACGCGCTGCGCATCGGCTTGGTGGATGAGCTCGCCGAAGCGGATCTGGTGAACGCGGCATTGGCCCTGGCAAGACGGGTTCAGCACGAAGACCTGGCGCAGCGAAGAGTGAGCGCCTTGGCTGCCCCCGAGGCGGATTCAGATCTCTTTACTGCTGCCGAACAAAGCCTGCGGCAACGACGCCGCGGCTATGAAGCGCCGCTCAGTTGCGTGAAAGCGGTGCGCGCGGCCGTGGAACAACCCTTTGACCAAGGGTTGCAGATCGAGCGCGCCTTGTTCGACGAACTGAAAGCATCGCCACAGTCACGCGCACTGCGCCATGCCTTCTTTGCCGAGCGTCAAGTGCACAAGCTGCCGTTTGCGGCCAAGGCCAGGTCCGTCAGCCGGGCGGCGGTGATAGGCGCCGGCACGATGGGCGGCGGCATTGCGATGTGCTTCGCCAACGCCGGCATACCCGTGGTGCTGCTGGAGAAAGACGCCCAGCGCCTCAGTCAGGGCTTGGCGCGCATCGAAGAAAACTACGCCAACTCCGCTCGGCGCGGCCGGCTCGGCGCAGGCGACGTCGCGCAGCGACTCGCATGCATACAGGGCAGCACACGCTTCGAGGATCTGGCCGACGTGGATCTGGTCATTGAAGCGGTGTTCGAGGAAATCGGGCTCAAGCACGAGATATTCAAGACGCTCGATCTGGTCTGCAAACCCGGCGCCATCCTGGCCTCCAACACCTCTTACCTGGACATCGACAATATTGCGAGCGCCACCCGGCGGCCCCAGGACGTGGTCGGGATGCACTTTTTCAGTCCCGCCAACGTCATGCAGTTGCTGGAGAACGTGCGCGGCTCCGCCACCTCTGACGAAGTGTGCGCCACCGTCATGGAAGTGGGCCGCCGCCTGGGCAAAGTCGCCGTGCTGGTGCGATCCTGCGACGGATTCGTCGGCAACCGCATGTTGAGCAAGCGTACGCGCGAAAGCTATTTCCTGCTCCAGGAAGGCGCCTCGCCCTTTCAGATCGACCGTGTCCTGCGCGACTTCGGCCTCCCGATGGGGCCGTTCGCCATGGCGGATCTGGCAGGCCTGGACGTGGGCTGGCGCAATCGCCAGAGCCGCCTGCAGAACCTGACGCCGCGCGAGCGCGAGTGCGACATGCTGGACCGCATGTACGCCGCGGGCCGGCTGGGCCAGAAGACCCAGGGTGGCTTCTACGACTATGACAGTGACCGCAAGGCCACCCCGTCACCTGCTGCCGAAACACTGGTCGCCGCACACCGCGCCGCCTCCGGCCGACAAGCGCGGCAGATCTCCGACCAGGAAATTCTGGAGCGCTGCCTGTACTCCATGATCAACGAAGCCGCCTATATCCTGGAGGAGAATATCGTCGAACGCGCCTCCGACATCGACGTCGTCTGGCTCAAAGGTTACGGCTTTCCCGTCTACCGGGGCGGCCCGCTGTGCTACGCGGACCAGATCGGTCTGCCTGCCATCCTGGCGGGGCTGCGCAAGTACGAAGCCGAGCACGGTTCCCAATACTGGAAGCCGGCCAATCTCATCGTCAGGCTCGCTCAGGAGGGGCGAGGATTTCACGATGGCCCTGCCTGA
- a CDS encoding acetyl-CoA acetyltransferase, which translates to MATSTRGASAIVGIGTTPGWNSPGFSALDQLGIAVQAAAADAGIGVDQIDGLFTSTLTHFMPALSVAEYLGIHPTYMDGTNIGGSSFLAHLLSATLALQAGLCKVACICYGSNQLSAGGKLTTLTEPAPWEAMYSPRNPISGYALATARHMHQYGTTREQLANVAVAARQWAQLNPAAHERGPLSIADVLDSRPISDPLTLRDCCLVTDGGGAMILVAAERVPEFSNTPAYVLGVGEATTHRQISTMEDLTVTGAAQSGQRAFEMARVAPQEIDVLQLYDAFTINPILFLEDLGYCAKGEGGAFVASGVTAPGGALPVNTNGGGLSCNHPGMYGIFAAIEAVHQIRRSAGARQVDGVDLALAHGNGGQLASQVTAILGSRATL; encoded by the coding sequence ATGGCTACTAGTACAAGAGGGGCCTCGGCGATTGTCGGGATCGGCACCACGCCTGGCTGGAACAGCCCCGGGTTCTCGGCTTTGGATCAACTCGGCATCGCCGTTCAGGCGGCGGCGGCCGATGCGGGCATCGGCGTGGACCAGATCGACGGCTTGTTCACGTCCACACTGACGCATTTCATGCCCGCCCTGTCCGTGGCGGAGTACCTCGGCATCCATCCGACCTATATGGATGGCACCAACATCGGCGGATCCTCATTTCTGGCGCACCTGTTGTCGGCCACGCTTGCCCTGCAAGCCGGGCTTTGCAAAGTGGCCTGCATTTGCTATGGGTCGAACCAACTGTCGGCGGGCGGCAAGCTGACCACCCTGACCGAACCCGCACCCTGGGAGGCGATGTATTCGCCGCGCAACCCCATCAGTGGCTACGCCTTGGCGACCGCGCGCCACATGCACCAGTACGGAACCACGCGCGAGCAGTTGGCCAACGTCGCGGTCGCCGCGCGCCAGTGGGCGCAGCTCAATCCTGCCGCGCACGAGCGCGGCCCTCTGAGCATCGCCGATGTTCTGGATTCCCGGCCCATATCCGATCCTCTCACGCTGCGGGACTGCTGCCTGGTGACCGACGGCGGCGGAGCGATGATTCTCGTCGCCGCGGAGCGCGTGCCGGAATTTTCCAACACGCCGGCCTATGTTCTGGGTGTCGGTGAGGCAACCACGCATCGCCAGATTTCGACCATGGAAGACCTCACGGTCACCGGTGCCGCGCAATCCGGCCAACGCGCTTTCGAGATGGCGCGCGTCGCGCCACAAGAGATCGACGTCCTGCAGCTCTATGACGCGTTCACCATCAACCCGATTCTGTTTCTTGAGGACCTGGGTTACTGCGCCAAGGGCGAAGGTGGCGCGTTCGTGGCGTCAGGCGTGACCGCGCCCGGTGGCGCACTGCCGGTCAACACCAACGGCGGCGGCCTGTCCTGCAATCATCCGGGCATGTATGGCATTTTCGCGGCCATCGAGGCGGTCCACCAGATCCGCCGCTCCGCAGGCGCCAGACAGGTTGACGGCGTCGATCTGGCCCTGGCCCACGGCAATGGCGGCCAGTTGGCCAGCCAGGTCACGGCGATTCTCGGATCGCGCGCCACCCTGTAA
- a CDS encoding Zn-ribbon domain-containing OB-fold protein produces MQNSSNSTHTAGDEAVGPEQYFQRMLEQGQFMIQRCETTGRAVFYPRAISPYGGGRLRWEAANGGGTIYSTTVVRQRPERGGNYCVVLVDLDEGPRLMSTVVDMEPLAVTIGMRVRAQVRRQSSGVPRVVFVRAD; encoded by the coding sequence GTGCAGAATTCCTCTAACAGCACACACACAGCGGGCGACGAGGCAGTCGGCCCGGAGCAGTACTTCCAGCGCATGCTCGAACAAGGGCAGTTCATGATCCAGCGCTGCGAAACAACCGGCCGCGCCGTTTTCTATCCTCGAGCCATCTCCCCTTATGGCGGAGGACGCTTGCGCTGGGAAGCCGCCAATGGCGGCGGCACCATCTACTCGACCACCGTCGTGCGCCAACGCCCCGAACGGGGTGGGAACTATTGCGTCGTCCTGGTGGACCTTGACGAAGGACCTCGCCTGATGAGCACCGTTGTCGATATGGAGCCCCTGGCGGTGACGATCGGCATGCGAGTGCGTGCGCAAGTTCGCCGCCAGTCTTCTGGCGTTCCGCGCGTGGTGTTTGTGCGCGCGGACTGA
- a CDS encoding LysR family transcriptional regulator, whose protein sequence is MELRQLRTVLAIAETGSLTKAAELLHVVQPALSRQLKQLEDELGTPLFERNRLGMVLTVPGRRFVDQVRVSLKGLNEARADIGAAKSDLLGTVSIGMLPGLAAALAGPLVIALQQQYPNLRVRIATGFSDFLQEGLEGGKLDICLMGDYLQSELLQTSPAYSEPIYVLGLPGSGLSEDAPMTLEAVSRMPMVVPEARSLRNVIDRACTILGVNLNLVAESDSTAVILDLVLRGVGYTILPVIPIMTMLAEKRIEGAPIISPTLQRTVIIGTAVLNRNPRIVNALHAELIRVLEPYIKQFDHVGVRWLAD, encoded by the coding sequence ATGGAACTCAGGCAGTTAAGAACGGTTTTGGCGATCGCGGAAACCGGCAGCCTCACCAAGGCGGCGGAACTGCTGCACGTCGTGCAGCCCGCCCTGTCCCGACAGCTGAAACAGCTGGAAGACGAACTAGGCACTCCGCTTTTCGAGCGCAACCGGCTCGGGATGGTGCTGACCGTGCCAGGCCGCCGGTTTGTCGATCAGGTGCGGGTTTCCCTTAAGGGGCTCAATGAAGCCCGGGCCGACATCGGCGCCGCAAAATCGGATCTTCTTGGCACGGTGTCCATCGGCATGCTGCCCGGCCTGGCGGCCGCGCTTGCCGGCCCGCTCGTCATAGCGCTGCAGCAGCAGTATCCCAATCTCCGCGTGCGCATCGCCACCGGCTTTTCGGATTTCCTGCAAGAGGGCCTGGAGGGCGGCAAGCTTGATATCTGCCTCATGGGCGACTATCTGCAATCCGAACTTCTGCAGACCTCGCCCGCTTATTCCGAGCCCATATACGTCCTTGGCCTGCCGGGATCCGGATTGTCCGAGGACGCCCCGATGACGCTCGAGGCCGTCTCCAGAATGCCCATGGTGGTTCCGGAAGCGCGCAGCTTGCGCAACGTGATAGACCGGGCCTGCACCATCCTCGGCGTCAACCTGAATCTGGTTGCCGAGTCGGACAGCACTGCGGTCATTCTCGATCTGGTGTTACGCGGCGTCGGCTACACCATCCTGCCAGTCATCCCCATCATGACGATGCTGGCCGAAAAGCGCATCGAAGGCGCTCCCATCATCAGCCCCACGCTGCAACGCACCGTGATCATCGGCACCGCCGTCCTGAACCGCAACCCTCGCATCGTCAATGCGCTGCATGCCGAGCTGATCCGCGTGCTCGAGCCCTACATCAAACAGTTCGACCACGTCGGCGTGCGCTGGCTGGCTGACTGA